The DNA region CGCTCGCCTTCTGGATGACCTGCAAAACCGCCGTGGTCGGCGTGCCCTTTGGGGGCGCCAAGGGCGGAATTTGTGTCGATCCGAAAGAGCTGTCTGCCACCGAATTGGAGCGCTTGAGCCGAGGGTTCATTCAGCGGGTAGCTGACTTCATTGGGCCCGAGACCGATGTGCCGGCACCTGATGTTTACACCAACGCGATGGTGATGGGGTGGATGATGGACGAGTATTCCAAGATCGTACGTCAACGCACGCCGGCGGTGATCACGGGCAAGCCGATCCCACTCGGGGGCAGCGAAGGCCGAGAGGAAGCGACCGGAGCGGGCGCCTACTACGCGCTGCGCACATTGGCGGAAGACGAGGGCTGGGATCCATCGCAGATGACCATCGCGGTGCAGGGGTTCGGCAACGCGGCGCGTCCGTTTGCCAAGATGGCGGCGAGCGACGGCTACAAGGTGGTGGCGGTTTCCGACTCACGCGGCGGCATCTTTCGCGAGGACGGGTTCGATGTGGAAAGCCTGGCCAAGCGCAAACTTGAGTCGCGCAAGCTTGAGGCCATTTACTGCGACGGCGGCGTATGCGAAATGGTCGATGCCAAGAACGTGACGAATGAGGAGCTGTTGGAGCTCGATGTCGACATCCTGGTTCCCGCCGCACTCGGCGATGTGATCAATGAAGACAACGCTTCCAAGATCCGCGCCAAGCACATCATTGAACTGGCAAATGGCCCGATCGACCCAGCCGCCGACCGCATCCTCCACGACGCAGGCATCGAGGTGATCCCCGACATCCTCGTCAACGCTGGCGGCGTCAC from Sulfuriroseicoccus oceanibius includes:
- a CDS encoding Glu/Leu/Phe/Val family dehydrogenase, translating into MADSSSPFERALTRLDAALELSHIHTEALNRLKFPKSLIEVSIPVRMDDGGLQIFKGYRVHHDDSRGPCKGGIRYHPEVEIEEVKALAFWMTCKTAVVGVPFGGAKGGICVDPKELSATELERLSRGFIQRVADFIGPETDVPAPDVYTNAMVMGWMMDEYSKIVRQRTPAVITGKPIPLGGSEGREEATGAGAYYALRTLAEDEGWDPSQMTIAVQGFGNAARPFAKMAASDGYKVVAVSDSRGGIFREDGFDVESLAKRKLESRKLEAIYCDGGVCEMVDAKNVTNEELLELDVDILVPAALGDVINEDNASKIRAKHIIELANGPIDPAADRILHDAGIEVIPDILVNAGGVTVSYFEWVQNRAGYYWTRERVLKELEEIMVRETRAVRALRKDHQISTRTAAYVHALNRIGDALAAQGTKDYFAEQAER